One window from the genome of Aphelocoma coerulescens isolate FSJ_1873_10779 chromosome 19, UR_Acoe_1.0, whole genome shotgun sequence encodes:
- the CYB5D2 gene encoding neuferricin, whose translation MWRGAAAGLLCLAAACLLRHGFEPRARLLSAAELRRYRGAPGEPGLYLALLGRVFDVERGRKHYGPGGAYSRLAGRDATRAFASGDFTPAGLVDNVSGLSPPELLSIHSWLSFYRDNYDAVGKLVGRFYDENGAPTEALREVEAAIEEALKFQAETEQKKQQFPPCNSEWSSTKGTRFWCSRQSGGVHRDWAGVPRKLYRPGSQGSRCVCVRSTGPPWGQPDSSQHSNRGDLDNPHLEQYKGCHPLAEQCVLTG comes from the exons ATGTGGCGGGGCGCGGCCGCGggactgctgtgcctggccgcCGCCTGCCTCTTGCGCCACGGGTTCGAGCCCCGCGCCCGCCTGCTCAGCGCGGCGGAGTTGCGCCGCtaccggggggcaccgggcgAGCCCGGGCTCTACCTCGCCCTGCTAGGACGGGTCTTCGATGTGGAGCGGGGCCGCAAGCACTATGGGCCCGGCGGCGCGTACAGCAGGCTCGCAG gcagagatgccaccagAGCGTTTGCCAGCGGCGACTTCACCCCGGCGGGGCTGGTGGACAACGTGTCAGGGCTGTCGCCCCCGGAGCTGCTCTCCATCCACAGCTGGCTGAGCTTCTACCGCGACAACTACGACGCCGTGG GGAAGCTGGTGGGCAGATTCTACGATGAAAATGGGGCACCGACAGAAGCCCTGAGGGAGGTTGAGGCTGCCATTGAGGAAGCTCTCAAATTCCAAGCAGAAACTgagcagaagaagcagcagtTCCCACCCTGCAACTCTGAATGGAGCTCCACTAAAGGCACCCGGTTCTGGTGCTCCAGACAGAG TGGGGGAGTGCACAGAGACTGGGCCGGAGTCCCTCGGAAGCTGTACCGCCCTGGCTCGCAGGGGAGtcgctgtgtgtgtgtgaggagcACAGGTCCCCCCTGGGGCCAGCCAGActcctcccagcacagcaaCAGAGGGGACCTGGATAACCCTCACCTGGAGCAGTACAAGGGCTGCCATCCCCTGGCAGAGCAGTGTGTCCTCACGGGCTGA